From a single Bacteroidia bacterium genomic region:
- a CDS encoding DUF1501 domain-containing protein, which produces MNHSAQYHLDISRYNTRRQFLRKCVTGLGGFALGSLLGCGHETNPLVSLAGDLGMGTNPLAAAPSHFAPRAKRVIFLHMAGAPSQLELFDYKPTLHKLDGQPCPPSLLEGKRFAFLKGIPNLLGPQTQFAQYGESRTWVSEFLPHFSQWVDEVSILKAMHTDEFNHAPAQFYMHTGSPRVGRPSMGSWVAYGLGAENENLPAFVVLLSGPIDVSAGKSVWGSGFLPTVYQGVQCHSVGDPVADLANPAGVSGNLRRKTVEAINQINQREYEEVGDPEILSRISQYELAFRMQTSVPETMNIDDEPAYIHEMYGTEPGKKSFANNCLLARKLVEKGVRFVQLFDRRWDHHGTGKGNGVNDGLKNACETTDKPVAALLTDLKQRGLLDETLVIWGGEFGRTPMMETRASADYRGRDHHTDAFTMWMAGGGIRKGFTFGETDEIGFSGIKDRVHIHDLQATILHCLGLDHERLTFPFQGRNFRLTDVHGHVVRDILG; this is translated from the coding sequence ATGAATCACTCCGCGCAATATCACCTCGACATTTCCCGCTACAATACGCGGCGGCAGTTTTTGAGAAAATGTGTCACCGGGCTGGGAGGATTTGCCCTGGGTTCGCTCCTCGGTTGCGGGCATGAAACCAACCCATTAGTCAGTCTGGCCGGTGATTTGGGTATGGGAACCAATCCCCTCGCCGCGGCCCCTTCTCACTTCGCGCCACGCGCCAAACGCGTCATTTTCCTTCACATGGCAGGCGCCCCCTCCCAACTGGAACTCTTTGACTACAAACCCACGCTGCACAAACTCGACGGGCAGCCTTGTCCGCCCTCATTGCTGGAAGGCAAACGGTTTGCCTTCCTCAAAGGCATTCCCAACCTGTTAGGTCCACAGACACAATTTGCCCAATACGGCGAATCGCGGACCTGGGTCTCGGAGTTTTTGCCGCACTTTTCGCAGTGGGTGGACGAAGTATCCATTCTCAAAGCCATGCACACCGACGAGTTTAATCACGCGCCGGCGCAGTTTTACATGCACACCGGAAGTCCGCGGGTAGGCCGTCCAAGCATGGGTTCGTGGGTAGCTTATGGGCTGGGAGCAGAAAATGAAAACCTCCCCGCATTTGTCGTATTGCTTTCCGGGCCCATCGATGTGAGCGCGGGGAAAAGCGTCTGGGGCAGCGGATTTTTGCCCACGGTTTACCAGGGCGTGCAGTGCCATTCGGTAGGCGATCCGGTAGCAGACCTCGCCAATCCGGCGGGCGTGAGTGGCAACCTGCGCCGAAAAACCGTGGAAGCCATTAACCAGATCAACCAACGCGAATACGAAGAAGTCGGCGATCCCGAAATTCTAAGCCGCATCTCCCAGTACGAGCTCGCCTTCCGCATGCAGACATCTGTGCCCGAGACGATGAATATCGACGACGAGCCCGCCTATATCCACGAAATGTACGGCACCGAACCCGGCAAAAAATCATTTGCCAACAACTGCCTGCTCGCCCGCAAGCTGGTGGAGAAAGGCGTGCGGTTTGTGCAGTTGTTTGACCGCCGTTGGGATCACCACGGCACAGGCAAAGGCAACGGCGTCAACGACGGACTGAAAAACGCCTGTGAAACCACAGACAAGCCCGTAGCCGCCCTGCTCACCGACCTGAAGCAGCGCGGCCTGCTGGACGAAACCCTCGTCATCTGGGGCGGAGAGTTTGGCCGCACGCCCATGATGGAAACCCGCGCTTCGGCGGACTACCGGGGGCGCGACCACCACACCGACGCATTCACGATGTGGATGGCCGGCGGCGGCATACGAAAGGGATTTACTTTCGGCGAAACCGATGAAATCGGCTTTTCAGGAATAAAGGACAGAGTTCATATCCACGACCTGCAAGCCACGATACTGCACTGTCTGGGCCTGGACCACGAGCGGCTGACATTTCCGTTTCAGGGTCGGAATTTTCGTCTGACCGATGTGCACGGCCACGTCGTGCGGGATATTTTGGGGTGA